GGTGAATGAATCTGTAATTACTATCAATTCAATATTAAATAAATAAAATGAACATCAAATATCATATCATCAGTCTTGTATTTATCTCGCTTTTTGTGATAAGCTGTGGGAAAAAAGAAGCTGCTGAAAAAGCTGTGGAACCCAAAACAGAACAGAAAGAGGAAAATCATGAAGAAATTTCCCAAACCATTGCAGAACTTACGGAAGAACAAATGAAATCCGTCGGAGTGACGTTGGCGACGATTGAAATGAAAGAGCTTACTTCAACCATTAAAGCAAACGGATTATTAAGGGTTCCTAACAACAGAAAGGCTACGGTAACTTCGTTATATGGCGGAGTCATTAAAACGATTAATGTGCAGATCGGTGATTTTGTAAGAAAAGGTCAGGTATTGGCTACGATAAGCAATCCGGAATATATTCAGTTACAGGAACAGTATTTGACCATAAGCAGCCGAATTACCTATGCACAGCAGGAATACAGCAGGCAAAAAGAACTTTTTGATAATGATGCAGGAGCGAAAAAGAATCTCCAAAGTGCAGATGCAGAATTAAAAAGCTTAAGAACTCAGAGATCATCATTACAGAGACAGCTTCAGATGATGGGAATCAATCCGGGAAAAGTAACCAATGGTAATATGCGTTCGGGATTGGTTATTACTTCTCCAATCAGCGGAACGGTAAGTAACATCAATGCACAGATCGGAAGCTATGTAGATGTTTCTTCTCCCGTGTTAGATATTATTGATAACAATTCCATTCATCTTGATCTTCAGGTGTTTGAAAAAGATTTACCCAAAATGAAGATCGGGCAGATCGTCCATTTTAAGCTGACCAATAACCCTGAAACTGAATACGATGCAAAAATATACAGCATCGGTTCTTCCTTTGAAAATGAAAGCAAAACAATCTCTGTTCATGCCAATGTTACTGGAAATAAAGAAGGTTTGATCGACGGGATGAATATCACCGGAATTGTAAGCTTGGATAAATCGGTTACTCCTGCTATTCCGAATGAAGCAATTGTAGAAGCAGACGGAAAATATTATGTCTTTGTACAGACCGATAAAAAGACAGAAGAGCATGAAGAAGAAAAAAATCACGGGAAAGAAACGAAAGAACATTCAAAAACCATGAATTTTGAAAAAATTGAAGTGGTAAAAGGTTCAACAGATATGGCCTACACCGCGATTACTCCGGTAAATAATATTGCTCCCGATACAAAGATTGTGGTAAAAGGAGCTTTCTTTGTTAATGCAAAATTGTCCAACTCAGAAGAACACGAACATTAAATTTCCCAAGTGAAATTCTTCGAAAAGAATTTCACTTTTTTACTATTTATTTAAACCATTAAGAGCTATTGAGTTGTTAAGTTAATTAAGATAAAATCAAGGATTTTAGCAGGGGTAAAGCGAAGCTCAACTTAATATTCTGAAAAACTTAAAATATCTTAATGGTGAAGTTCATCCGTAATGAAAAATAAGAAGTAAATTTTTGAAAAGTATAACAAGTTTTCTATTAATTTTCAGAAATTTGGCGCCTCGTCCTACATTTTTAAAATCAGTTATCAGTAATGGAATTATCAGGAGAACACACACTATTCAATACCCATATCAGCACGCTTTCGGTGTATGACCTCTTGAAGCATACCCAAAACGGAAGTTTTATGGAAAAGAGAGATTTCCAAAATATTCTTCCCATAGCTCTTGAACTAAATGTAGGAGTTTTTACCAAAAGAAATTCAACGGTTGATTCTCCCATCGTTTCAGTAAGCCAGATCGGAAATGATATTATTTCATCCTGTTCCTGTGATCAGGATGATCAAAAACTTTGTGAGCATCAGGCAGAAGTCATTCATTGTATCCTCGAACATGAAGATTTCCGTATTTTCTATGATAACAACTTACGCCGTAAGATACTGGTGCGGTCAGCTAAAGGTTACGGTTTGGAAAACGAACCTAATCTCGATGCCTATTTTCAATTGAACCATACGGATGGAAAGCTGAGGATTGAAACTAAAATGAAAGAACTGCTTAAAATGGATGAGCAGGTTTTTAAGAAAGATCTTATTCCGCAACAGCAATCCCTCATCAAAAAATTAGCGGCCCAGGAGACCGATAAAAAGCAGATTCTCGTTATTGGTAGACACCGTTACTACAATCAGTTGAGCTTTTTGCTTATGGAAGCGGATATAACGCAGACGGGGAAAATTAAAAATCCGGTAAGCAGTACAGATCCGATGAATCTTATATGGAAATCTGAAAGTCCTTTGGCAGTTAAATTTTATACTGCCCTTGTTGTTTTTCAGAATAAATATAACGAAGACAATACAGATACAGAACTGGATGCTTTACAGCAGATTATTAAGAATCCATTAGAATTAGATACCTTTTTTCATGACAGGGAAATTTCTGAAACCATTTCTGCAAAATCTCTGATTCCTGTTGATATAAAAGTTTTAAAAGCCGAGATACAGTTAACTGTTTTTAAAAAAGAACCGTTTTTTGAAATTACAGGAGAGCTTGTTTTCAATGATACCTCACTTCCTTTCAGCAATGTAGTGATTCGCCATGAACACTTTGTGTATCATCAGCAGACTTTCCATTATGTAGATCATCCCGATCTGCTTCGGGTGCTTAAGTTTTTCAAGACCAACAATGAAATCTTATTGATTCATTCTTCCAAATATGAAGAGTTTTTTCAGAATGTTTTGGCTCCTTTGGAAAATCTGGTTCATATTAATTACAGTTATATCCGTAAAGCTACTTCGGGGGAGCTTATTGAGAAAAATTTTGAGGTAGAACGTATTGTTTACCTGAATCAGGAAGGAAACTTCATATCCATTATTCCCGTAATGAAATATGGAGAGGTAGAAGTTCCTGTTTATTCCAGAAAGCAGATATTTGATACTGATCAGAACGGAAACGAATTTAAAATAGAACGCGATTACAATACAGAAATTGCTCTCACTTCGGTGATCATGAATCAGCATTTAGATTTTAGCGAACAATTAGAAGGACACGAATATTTCTATCTGCATAAAGATAAGTTTTTAGACGAAAACTGGTTTTTAAATGCCTTTGAAATATGGCGGAATGAAGGGATTACTATTCTAGGATTTAATGAAATTAAAAATAATAAACTCAATCCTCACAAAGCCAAAATAACCATAGAAGTCAATAGTGGAATTGACTGGTTTAATGCTAAATTAAAAGTTCACTTCGGAAAAAAGAAAGCCACTCTGAAACAAGTACACCGGGCTCTAAGAAACAAAAGTAAATTTGTCCAGCTGGATGATGGTTCTCACGGAATTTTACCGGATGAATGGATTGAAAAAATTACCCGATATTTTCAGGCAGGAGATATTGATGAGGATTTGCTTAAAATTCCAAAGATCAATTTTACAGAAATATCAGATTTGTTTGAAAAAGAAGTGTTGAGTGAAGAAGTACAGAATGAAATTACGACTTACCACCAGCAATTTTCAAAGATAAACAGGAGTGAAATCCCGGTTCCTGCAGAATTGAATGCTAAACTCAGAGATTATCAGCGCGAAGGGCTAAATTGGCTGAATTTTTTAGATAATTTCAATTTCGGAGGACCGAGGCAGATTATGTCTATCTTATTGATCCTTGGTGGAATCCTGCCATCGAAAATCAGGCGATCGACCGAAGCCACAGAATCGGACAGACTAAACATGTAGTGGCAGTTCGATTGATTTGTACGGATACCGTAGAAGAAAAAATCATGAACATGCAAAAGAAAAAACATAAGCTGGCTCAGGATTTAATTAAAACGGATGCTTCTTTCTTTAATAGTCTGTCTAAAAATGAGCTTCTGGAAATTCTATAATAGGTAATTATTTTTTCTGCATTTTACTAATTTCTTTCAGATAGTTCTGATAATCGGAATAAGGTTCATAAGTCCTGCTATTGGGCTTAATATAAAGAATACCTTTTCTATTGTCCAGTATCACATTGAAATGATTTAAAACCTGATTGCCAAATAAGCTGGTTTTTCCTTTAGGCTTATTGGGATCAGCAGCGTTGGTAACAATGTCTTTAAAATAAACTCCGGAGATCGTTGCATCAAGACGTACTATTTTTTTATCATTAATGGTTGTTAGTGGGACCAGTTGTTCCCAATAATCCTTTTTTGAGGTGAAATCTTCCCCAAGGAGCATAGTTCCGTCTCTTCCGGTATCAAAAAGGAACCAGAAGTCATAATTTTTATTGTTGTGACTAAATTTTACATTAAACTTTGGTCTGTCCTGCTCATAAAAAACAGGCTGTTTTTTGAACCCTTTAGTGGAAAGAAGTTGAGAATGAATGATAAATTGTTTTTTATCGTAATCTATTTCAATAATTTTATCCTTGAAAAAACTGTTTCCAATGATAATATCTTCATAATCCTGCATATTCCTGACCTCGGTTAAAGAAATTCCCGTCCAGTGTAAAACTGCTAATTTCAACTCATTATCAAGGCTTGTCCTTGCTTGGTTAATTCCGTTTGTATTGTTTATAAGAGTCTGAGAAGTAAAAGAGAGTCCTAAACGTTCTACAGATTTTGTATTTATAACACTGGTTCCTGCTCCCAAATCGAATTGGACCGTAACTGATTTTCCATTAATAAGTCCATCAAAATAAATCCTTGAACCTATCAGTTTAAACGGGATAATTTGAGGAAAAGAATTCTTAGAAATTAAATGAGCAGGATTGGGCGGTTGTGTAGATGAAATCCTCACATGGCAACTGTCTTTTTTGTTAAGAACAACTATAAAATCATAGTTTTTTCCAGGCTGCGTACGAAAGGTTAAGCTTCCTTTATCTGTTTTGAAATGAACAACACTTTTCTTTAGCGGAATGTTAATAAAATAAGTATCCGGTTTTAATGCTGGATCCAGTTTCCAGTTGACTTCGACATATTTTCCGTCTTTAATATGTGCTTGTTCGTTAGAAGCTTCAATTACCGGAAGCTGTGATTGAGATTTTACAATTGAAGAAAATCCTGAAACGATAAGAATAATAAGGGCTGTAATGGTATGTTTAAATAAAACTAAAAAAGAATACAATGACTTCATAATTGTTGGAGCTAAATTTATGCAGCAAAGGAAATAGTAATCACCCAAAATAGAGGAAAATATACTCCGCCAAAGTGCCGCCAATCAGCCGTCACATATTATAAAATGCTGATATTGGGATAAATCCGTGGATTTTTGTCTTTACTGAGAGCTACAGCATTTCTGAGAATTATAATGATGTTGACCAATATCCAGACGATAGGAATCAGAAGTTTAAACTGAGTTTGGATTCCCAACCAATCAGTTAAGATAAGGATGACAATGAATAATAAAACTGCAATTATTGTCCATAAAATCTGAATGGAAATAATTTTTCGGGTAAGTGCATTATTTTGTTTTTTGAAGAATAAAATAAAGACCGGGATTAAAATATTTAATGGAGGAATAAATGTAAAAAGCAGTGATGAGAGATTGATTATTTTTGTCCATTGATGTTGATTGTTATCATCTTCAGTAATTTTGTTCCCGAGTAATTCAGCTTCATTAATTTCTAAAGCATTACACAAGGCTTTAAGGGTATAACCTTTGGGAACAGTTCCGGCTTCTATTCTCTGGATAGTTCTTACAGAAACTCCTGTTTTCTCCGAAAGCTCTTGTTGTGTAAGATTCAATTGTTCTCTTATTGCCAGTAATTTGTTCATGCCGTTTTTTGTAAAATTATAGATTTTATTCTTACAAATGAATTTTTATGAGAAGGATAAATTGTAGAAAATATAATTTTTCTGTCCGTATAATTTTTACCTTTGTCTCTTAATTTTATTGTTTTGAGCAAGATATTAATCATCGATGATGAAGAAAAAATCAGGGCCCTTCTTTCAAGAATTATTGAACTGGAAGGTTTTGAAATATTTCAGGCTTCTGATCTGAAGAATGGAAAAAAAAGACTGGAAAATTCAGATATTGATGTCGTTATCAGTGATGTAAAACTTCCAGACGGTAGCGGAGTCGATTTTTCCAAAAATATCAAAGAAAGCTATCCCTGGATTGAGGTCATTCTTCTTACTGCATTCGGAAATATTCCTGATGGCGTTCAGGCCATAAAGAACGGAGCATTTGATTATATTACCAAAGGTGATGATAACAATAAGATCATTCCGCTTGTTTACAAGGCGATGGATAAAGTAGGCTTAAACAGGAGGCTCATGCAGCTTGAAAAACAGTTGGGAGACAAGCAGTCTTTTGATAATATCATCGGAAAATCAAAAAGTATAGAAGCAGCCGTTAATTCTGCAAAAAAAGTTGCTGTAACGGATGCAACTGTTCTTTTAACAGGAGAAACAGGGACCGGAAAAGAAGTCTTTGCACAGGCAATTCACAATGCAAGTCATAGAAATAAACAGAATTTTGTAGCGGTTAACTGCTCTGCCTTTAGTAAGGAATTGCTGGAAAACGAATTGTTCGGGCATAAAGCAGGAGCCTTTACCGGAGCTGTAAAAGATGCTAAAGGAATCTTTGAAGAAGCTAATAACGGGACTGTTTTTCTTGATGAAATAGGAGAGATGCCATTAGATTTGCAGGCAAAATTACTTCGCGTGTTGGAATCCGGAGAATTTCTGAAAGTAGGAGATAGCAAGCCTACCAAAGTGAATGTAAGGATCATTGCTGCCACCAACAGAGATTTACAGAAAGAAATCGATAACGGAAGTTTTAGAGAAGATTTGTATTACCGAATTAATATTTTCAATATCGTCCTTCCCTCTTTAAGAGAAAGAATTTCTGATATCGAAGACTTAGCCGGCTTTTTCTTAAAAAAATATACGCAGAAAGTTGGGAAAAAGATTAGTTCTATTTCCGATGATTATCTGAGTATACTGAAAAAGCATTTTTGGAAAGGAAACATTCGTGAACTCCGCAATATTATAGAAAGAAGTGTTATTCTGGAGGACAGTAATGAGTTATCCATTAGCAGCCTGCCCTTCGATATGCAGCAGGTTTCAACTGCTCAATCTGCCACCGATAAAACTCTTTCTGCTTTTTCAATGGCAAGTGCAGAGAAACTTCATATTCAGAAAATCCTCAATTATACCCAGGGAAACAAAGCCGAGGCAGCCCGTTTACTGGAGATCGGTATTGCCACTCTTTATCGGAAAATTGATGAATATAAAATTTCATAAACGATTATCATATTGATAACGAGCCTATCATTTTGATAGGCTTTTTTGTTTCTATTAATCATTGTTTTAAATATAACTGTTTGAAATATAGATTGTTGTTTTGTTCTGTTTCAAAAGGGAATATAAATTGGCATTGATGATTCAAATCATTCTAAACATGAATCATACAGAAGCAATGCAGGAAATCCTTAAAGTAGTTCCTGAATCAGAAGAAGAATTTAAAGACACGTTCAGAACCAGAAATTCTTTTATGGTCATTAATGTTTTCACAAAACAAATCAGAAAACTCATCCGTAAAAAAGATCAGAAAGTTTTGGTTACCTGTCTTAACAAAATGGACGAGATGTATAAAAAAGGTGACCAAGCGTTGAAAAGTGCCATAGAATCTGTGTTTATCTACTCTTTAGACAGTCTCACATTTACCTGTGATAAGGCCTACAAAAATTTAATCTTTGAAAAGATCCCTTTGCCTTTAAAAAACGCGTATCTGCATCAGGTTTATAAATCAGGAATTTAAACTCGTAAAAAGATGAAAGTAAGAAAACAGGGAAGCTGGAAAGAATGGAAATCTTCCAGCGACAGACACAATCTTGAAATTTTAGTCATCAATGTAGTGGTCATTTTGGGAGTATTTGTAGTGGCCGCCATTATTCAGTGAATATTAAAAATTATAAAAATGAGCACTATTTTAATAATAACAGGAGCAGTTCTTTTTGCTCTGTTTTTTCTAACGGTAAAATACTTTGAGAAAATATGATCACCCTATTCATTATAGCCATTAGCGTATTCATTTATATGTGCTATGTGCTGGTAAAACCGGAGAAATTTTAACCATAATGGAAATTGAAAAATAATTCATCATCAATTTTCAGATTTTAATTAAAAACAATGAACTCAGAAATTTTAGGAATATTATTGATGTTCTTTTTAGCAGTAGGTCTTGCCATACCTTTAGGAAGATACATCGGAAAAATATACAGTAATGAAAAAACTTGGCTGGATAAGATCTTTAATCCCATAGATAAAATATTTTATAAGACAGCCGGTGTGAATGCAGACATGGAAATGACCTGGAAGCAACATCTTTTTGCTTTATTAACAATCAATCTGGTCTGGTTTTTAGTCGCCATGTTTGTATTGACCAATATGGGGTGGCTTCCGTTGAATCCGGATCATAATCCATCCATGAGTGGAGACTTGGCATTCAATACGGCGGTAAGTTTTGTAACAAATACCAATCTTCAGCATTACTCAGGGGAAACAGGTATGTCTTATTTAGGGCAGCTTATCCTTATGTTATGGCAATTTATCAGTGCAGGGTGCGGAATGGCAGTTGCAGCAGTGGTTTTCATGGCAATGAAGGAAAGAACAACAGAAAAACTGGGCAATTTTTACTTCTTTTTCGTAAGAAGCTGTACAAGAATTTTATTACCGATTGCTGTTGTCGTTGCAACTTTGTTAGCGTTTAACGGAACTCCTATGACATTTGAAGGGAAAGATACTCTTACTAATCTGCAGGGAGATAAAATAGATGTGAGCCGAGGCCCGGTCGCAGCATTTACAGCAATAAAACATTTGGGAACAAACGGAGGCGGTTTTTTTGGACCTAACTCGGCGCATCCTTTCGAAAACCCGAATTATTTTACCAACATAGTAGAAATAGTAACTCAAATGCTGATTCCTTTGGCGATGGTTTTTGCTATGGGGTATGTTTTGAGAAGAAAAAAACTCGCTTGGACTGTTTTTGGAGTAATGACCATAGGATTTTTACTCCTTACGATTCCTACAGTCATTTCAGAAGTAAATGGAAACCCAGCGATTGCTCATATGGGAATTTCTCAGAACATGGGAAATATGGAAGGCAAGGAAGTACGTTTCGGATCTGCAGCATCTGCCTATTGGAGTATTGCCACAACGGTGATTTCTACAGGAAGTGTCAACTCTATGCATGATAGTTTTATGCCTTTAAGCGGAATGAATCAATTGTTGGGAATGATGGTAAACTGTTTCTACGGAGGTGTGGGAGTTGGTTTTTTAAACTTCTATATTTTCATCATCCTTGCCGTTTTTATCAGCGGATTGATGGTAGGAAGAACTCCTGAATTTTTAGGAAAGAAAATTGAAGCCAGAGAAATGAAAATAGCCATGATTATCGCGCTTCTTCATCCCTTTTTGATTCTTTCAGGTACAGCGATGGCGAGTTATCTGTATTCTCAGAATCCTGAAACATTCGCAAGCTGGCTGAATAATCCTGGTTATCACGGCTTCAGCGAAATGCTGTACGAATTTACCTCATCGAGTGCAAACAATGGAAGTGGCTTTGAAGGATTGGGAGACAACACTCCTTTCTGGAATATCGCCTGTGGAATTGTCATGTTGATGGCAAGATACTTACCCATTATCGGTCCGGTTGCCATTGCAGGAAGTCTTGCCGCTAAAAAATACATTCCTGAAAGTGCAGGAACACTAAAAACCGATACTTCAACATTCGGATTGATGGTATTTGCTGTAATTGCTATTGTAGCAGCATTGTCATTTTTCCCGGCATTGGCGCTGGGACCTATCGCAGAATATTTTTCTATGTATTAATTATTAAAAAATGAAAGGAAATAATAACAACTTGTTTCAGGCTGAATTAGTGAATGAAGCATTGAAACAATCATTTATAAAATTGCATCCGGCAAAAATGTTCCATAATCCGGTTATGTTTATGGTGTATATCGGAACACTGGTAATGGCCGGAGTTTGTGTATGGATTGCAGCAGGTGAAACTTCCCAGGGAAGCCTTAT
Above is a genomic segment from Chryseobacterium geocarposphaerae containing:
- a CDS encoding SNF2 helicase associated domain-containing protein, whose translation is MELSGEHTLFNTHISTLSVYDLLKHTQNGSFMEKRDFQNILPIALELNVGVFTKRNSTVDSPIVSVSQIGNDIISSCSCDQDDQKLCEHQAEVIHCILEHEDFRIFYDNNLRRKILVRSAKGYGLENEPNLDAYFQLNHTDGKLRIETKMKELLKMDEQVFKKDLIPQQQSLIKKLAAQETDKKQILVIGRHRYYNQLSFLLMEADITQTGKIKNPVSSTDPMNLIWKSESPLAVKFYTALVVFQNKYNEDNTDTELDALQQIIKNPLELDTFFHDREISETISAKSLIPVDIKVLKAEIQLTVFKKEPFFEITGELVFNDTSLPFSNVVIRHEHFVYHQQTFHYVDHPDLLRVLKFFKTNNEILLIHSSKYEEFFQNVLAPLENLVHINYSYIRKATSGELIEKNFEVERIVYLNQEGNFISIIPVMKYGEVEVPVYSRKQIFDTDQNGNEFKIERDYNTEIALTSVIMNQHLDFSEQLEGHEYFYLHKDKFLDENWFLNAFEIWRNEGITILGFNEIKNNKLNPHKAKITIEVNSGIDWFNAKLKVHFGKKKATLKQVHRALRNKSKFVQLDDGSHGILPDEWIEKITRYFQAGDIDEDLLKIPKINFTEISDLFEKEVLSEEVQNEITTYHQQFSKINRSEIPVPAELNAKLRDYQREGLNWLNFLDNFNFGGPRQIMSILLILGGILPSKIRRSTEATESDRLNM
- a CDS encoding retropepsin-like aspartic protease, coding for MKSLYSFLVLFKHTITALIILIVSGFSSIVKSQSQLPVIEASNEQAHIKDGKYVEVNWKLDPALKPDTYFINIPLKKSVVHFKTDKGSLTFRTQPGKNYDFIVVLNKKDSCHVRISSTQPPNPAHLISKNSFPQIIPFKLIGSRIYFDGLINGKSVTVQFDLGAGTSVINTKSVERLGLSFTSQTLINNTNGINQARTSLDNELKLAVLHWTGISLTEVRNMQDYEDIIIGNSFFKDKIIEIDYDKKQFIIHSQLLSTKGFKKQPVFYEQDRPKFNVKFSHNNKNYDFWFLFDTGRDGTMLLGEDFTSKKDYWEQLVPLTTINDKKIVRLDATISGVYFKDIVTNAADPNKPKGKTSLFGNQVLNHFNVILDNRKGILYIKPNSRTYEPYSDYQNYLKEISKMQKK
- a CDS encoding efflux RND transporter periplasmic adaptor subunit, whose translation is MNIKYHIISLVFISLFVISCGKKEAAEKAVEPKTEQKEENHEEISQTIAELTEEQMKSVGVTLATIEMKELTSTIKANGLLRVPNNRKATVTSLYGGVIKTINVQIGDFVRKGQVLATISNPEYIQLQEQYLTISSRITYAQQEYSRQKELFDNDAGAKKNLQSADAELKSLRTQRSSLQRQLQMMGINPGKVTNGNMRSGLVITSPISGTVSNINAQIGSYVDVSSPVLDIIDNNSIHLDLQVFEKDLPKMKIGQIVHFKLTNNPETEYDAKIYSIGSSFENESKTISVHANVTGNKEGLIDGMNITGIVSLDKSVTPAIPNEAIVEADGKYYVFVQTDKKTEEHEEEKNHGKETKEHSKTMNFEKIEVVKGSTDMAYTAITPVNNIAPDTKIVVKGAFFVNAKLSNSEEHEH
- a CDS encoding potassium-transporting ATPase subunit F, giving the protein MITLFIIAISVFIYMCYVLVKPEKF
- a CDS encoding DUF7674 family protein: MNHTEAMQEILKVVPESEEEFKDTFRTRNSFMVINVFTKQIRKLIRKKDQKVLVTCLNKMDEMYKKGDQALKSAIESVFIYSLDSLTFTCDKAYKNLIFEKIPLPLKNAYLHQVYKSGI
- the kdpA gene encoding potassium-transporting ATPase subunit KdpA, producing MNSEILGILLMFFLAVGLAIPLGRYIGKIYSNEKTWLDKIFNPIDKIFYKTAGVNADMEMTWKQHLFALLTINLVWFLVAMFVLTNMGWLPLNPDHNPSMSGDLAFNTAVSFVTNTNLQHYSGETGMSYLGQLILMLWQFISAGCGMAVAAVVFMAMKERTTEKLGNFYFFFVRSCTRILLPIAVVVATLLAFNGTPMTFEGKDTLTNLQGDKIDVSRGPVAAFTAIKHLGTNGGGFFGPNSAHPFENPNYFTNIVEIVTQMLIPLAMVFAMGYVLRRKKLAWTVFGVMTIGFLLLTIPTVISEVNGNPAIAHMGISQNMGNMEGKEVRFGSAASAYWSIATTVISTGSVNSMHDSFMPLSGMNQLLGMMVNCFYGGVGVGFLNFYIFIILAVFISGLMVGRTPEFLGKKIEAREMKIAMIIALLHPFLILSGTAMASYLYSQNPETFASWLNNPGYHGFSEMLYEFTSSSANNGSGFEGLGDNTPFWNIACGIVMLMARYLPIIGPVAIAGSLAAKKYIPESAGTLKTDTSTFGLMVFAVIAIVAALSFFPALALGPIAEYFSMY
- a CDS encoding sigma-54-dependent transcriptional regulator, whose product is MSKILIIDDEEKIRALLSRIIELEGFEIFQASDLKNGKKRLENSDIDVVISDVKLPDGSGVDFSKNIKESYPWIEVILLTAFGNIPDGVQAIKNGAFDYITKGDDNNKIIPLVYKAMDKVGLNRRLMQLEKQLGDKQSFDNIIGKSKSIEAAVNSAKKVAVTDATVLLTGETGTGKEVFAQAIHNASHRNKQNFVAVNCSAFSKELLENELFGHKAGAFTGAVKDAKGIFEEANNGTVFLDEIGEMPLDLQAKLLRVLESGEFLKVGDSKPTKVNVRIIAATNRDLQKEIDNGSFREDLYYRINIFNIVLPSLRERISDIEDLAGFFLKKYTQKVGKKISSISDDYLSILKKHFWKGNIRELRNIIERSVILEDSNELSISSLPFDMQQVSTAQSATDKTLSAFSMASAEKLHIQKILNYTQGNKAEAARLLEIGIATLYRKIDEYKIS
- a CDS encoding helix-turn-helix domain-containing protein — encoded protein: MNKLLAIREQLNLTQQELSEKTGVSVRTIQRIEAGTVPKGYTLKALCNALEINEAELLGNKITEDDNNQHQWTKIINLSSLLFTFIPPLNILIPVFILFFKKQNNALTRKIISIQILWTIIAVLLFIVILILTDWLGIQTQFKLLIPIVWILVNIIIILRNAVALSKDKNPRIYPNISIL